One part of the Ziziphus jujuba cultivar Dongzao chromosome 2, ASM3175591v1 genome encodes these proteins:
- the LOC132800707 gene encoding uncharacterized protein LOC132800707: MKIVNQANVIKFIKEDIIHRFGIPESITADRGTVFTGEAVETFAKEYGIKLTHSTPYFAQISKRSSIGTTPFTLTYEHDVVLPMEVTVRSLRIAQQHNLTPAEYSQAMMQEIEELDKVRLAALDHLQVQKKAVARANNKRVRFRDFSERDLVWNAILPIGSKDSKYGKWSPT; encoded by the exons ATGAAAATAGTGAACCAAGCTAATGTGATTAAGTTCATCAAAGAAGATATAATTCATAGATTTGGCATACCAGAATCTATTACTGCCGATCGCGGGACAGTATTCACTGGTGAAGCAGTTGAAACATTCGCCAAGGAGTATGGGATCAAGCTCACTCATTCAACCCCATATTTTGCTCAG ATATCAAAGAGATCTAGTATTGGAACTACACCTTTCACACTAACATATGAGCACGATGTTGTTCTACCCATGGAAGTAACTGTGAGATCTCTACGGATTGCCCAGCAACACAACCTTACTCCGGCCGAATACAGTCAAGCCATGATGCAAGAGATAGAAGAATTGGACAAAGTGAGATTGGCTGCACTAGATCATCTCCAAGTACAGAAGAAGGCTGTGGCAAGGGCAAATAACAAGAGAGTGCGATTCAGGGACTTCAGCGAAAGGGACTTAGTGTGGAATGCAATCCTACCAATCGGTTCCAAAGATTCGAAATATGGCAAATGGTCTCCTACCTAG
- the LOC107418125 gene encoding disease resistance protein RGA2-like yields the protein MERLQQILRKKINGKRYLLVLDDIWNEEQEKWNYLKRLLLDGGAGSKVIVTTRSKVVARITGTMPAYDLKAMNKEKSWALFKKIALEQGRESNISCNISEIGKRIVDKCGGNPLAIKTIGALLRLKSPETEWSLFMEREFSQIPQTEDDIIPTLKLSYDHLPSSLKQCFVYSSLFPKDHVIDIEILVQLWMAQGFIKRSDPNDCLEDVGYEFFKELLWRSFFEEVETDENGNVTKCKMHDLMHDLAESITSSEFDRRNGIAVPINRRTRHVFLYEYGFDLVRKIQPSLIHAKKMRTILRPDADGWQSWYTITGGESTWDAIALNLKLLRTLDLQYCHIGKVPKSIGKLKHLRYLDLSYNGFKVLPHCVTRLHNLQTLKLSWCDHLQVLPKDINKLINLRSLEIDGCLSLKYMPRGIGELSSLCKLSKFTLSKRMSFFSTHQGGGGLDELGRLNNLRGSLKIKNLRIHAIVQPMDANLREKQHLRSLSLSWIEDVKLEEITEAVAKRYDMQLNALQPHPNLKDLSIESYHGVRFPNWFESHINLVTLCLGSCYKCQHLPPLHQLPCLKELWLYKLDALEYVSKDEYLSCSSSSSSTLIFFPSLERLDLKYLSNLKGWWRRSDSSSATASSSHDDLMLPIFPDCLSDLIIQHCPSLTCMPLFPYVSQRLELRNTSWKPFEQTILSVSGGGARPINVQPSSSSSSSSSSTSSYYSPLRKLTSLAIHSIHDLQFLPDELKSLTSLKDLHIGYCQELKSLYPGIQHLTSLQSLRIENCKKLDMCDNKAHAITMWQQPLKRLQTLSIDGLPQLLGLPIGLQHLNSLQKLYIYRCHNLVSLPESIKSLISLQYLKLYDCPKLASLPEEITSLISLHTLEIQFCGALSPRCERETGEDWPQISHIPDLRIH from the coding sequence ATGGAAAGATTGCAACAAATTCtacgtaaaaaaataaatggaaaacgATATCTTCTTGTGCTAGATGATATTTGGAATGAGGAGCAAGAGAAATGGAACTACTTGAAAAGGTTACTATTAGATGGTGGGGCAGGAAGTAAAGTAATAGTAACCACACGGAGTAAAGTTGTTGCAAGGATTACAGGCACAATGCCAGCATATGACTTAAAAGCCATGAATAAAGAGAAATCTTGGGCTCTATTTAAGAAAATAGCTTTGGAGCAAGGACGAGAGTCAAATATCAGTTGCAATATTTCAGAAATTGGAAAGCGTATTGTGGACAAGTGTGGTGGAAATCCTCTTGCAATCAAAACAATTGGAGCCTTGTTGCGTTTAAAAAGTCCGGAGACAGAATGGTCCTTATTTATGGAAAGAGAGTTTTCACAGATACCTCAAACAGAAGATGATATTATCCCAACGCTTAAATTGAGTTATGATCATCTTCCATCAAGTTTGAAACAGTGTTTTGTATATTCTTCTTTATTTCCTAAAGATCATGTAATTGATATAGAAATTCTAGTACAGCTTTGGATGGCGCAAGGTTTTATTAAAAGGTCAGATCCAAATGATTGTTTGGAAGACGTGGGTTATGAGTTTTTTAAGGAATTACTTTGGAGATCCTTTTTTGAAGAAGTTGAAACAGATGAGAATGGCAATGTAACAAAATGCAAAATGCATGATTTAATGCATGACCTTGCGGAGTCAATAACATCATCCGAGTTTGATAGGCGAAATGGAATCGCAGTACCTATTAACAGGAGAACACGTCATGTCTTCTTGTATGAATATGGTTTTGATTTAGTACGAAAAATTCAACCTTCATTGATTCATGCTAAAAAGATGAGGACGATTCTTAGGCCTGATGCGGATGGATGGCAGTCGTGGTATACAATTACAGGTGGTGAGTCAACATGGGATGCAATTGCTTTGAATTTGAAGTTGTTACGCACGTTGGATTTGCAATATTGTCATATTGGGAAAGTGCCCAAATCTATTGGTAAGCTGAAGCATTTGAGATATCTTGATCTTTCTTATAATGGTTTTAAGGTACTACCACATTGTGTCACCAGATTGCATAATTTACAGACACTGAAGCTCAGTTGGTGCGATCATCTTCAAGTATTGCCTAAAGACATCAATAAACTAATCAACCTCCGGAGTCTAGAGATTGATGGTTGTTTGAGTCTGAAATACATGCCACGTGGAATAGGTGAATTAAGTAGCCTTTGTAAATTATCAAAGTTTACGTTGAGTAAGCGCATGAGCTTTTTCTCTACGCATCAGGGTGGCGGTGGGCTTGATGAATTAGGGAGACTGAACAACTTGAGAGGGagcttgaaaattaaaaacttgaGAATCCATGCAATCGTACAACCAATGGATGCAAATCTGAGAGAGAAGCAACATCTTCGATCCTTAAGTTTAAGTTGGATTGAAGATGTTAAATTGGAAGAAATAACAGAGGCAGTGGCAAAACGTTACGACATGCAACTGAATGCCCTCCAACCGCATCCAAATCTCAAAGATTTGTCTATTGAGAGTTATCACGGTGTCAGGTTTCCAAATTGGTTTGAGTCGCATATAAATCTGGTAACATTGTGTTTAGGGAGCTGTTACAAATGCCAACATCTACCGCCACTGCATCAACTTCCTTGTCTTAAGGAATTGTGGCTGTATAAATTGGATGCTCTTGAGTATGTTTCAAAGGATGAGTACTTGTCTTGCTCATCATCGTCGTCTTCGACTTTAATATTCTTTCCTTCCCTAGAAAGACTGGATTTGAAATACTTGAGTAATTTAAAGGGATGGTGGCGGAGGAGTGATAGTTCATCTGCCACAGCGAGTAGTAGTCATGATGATCTTATGCTGCCCATATTCCCCGATTGTCTTTCTGATTTAATTATCCAGCATTGCCCAAGCTTGACATGCATGCCACTTTTTCCATATGTAAGCCAACGTCTAGAGTTGAGAAATACCAGTTGGAAACCATTCGAACAGACAATCCTCAGCGTCAGTGGTGGCGGTGCAAGACCCATTAATgttcaaccatcatcatcatcatcatcatcgtcgtcATCGACATCTTCCTACTACTCTCCACTCCGCAAATTGACGTCTTTGGCTATTCATAGCATTCATGATCTACAATTTCTCCCAGATGAGCTGAAAAGCCTTACTTCTCTCAAGGATCTGCATATCGGGTACTGCCAAGAATTGAAGTCTCTATATCCGGGTATTCAGCATCTCACCTCACTTCAGAGTTTAAGAATTGAAAACTGCAAGAAGCTCGACATGTGTGATAACAAAGCCCATGCAATTACTATGTGGCAGCAGCCTCTCAAAAGGCTCCAAACACTGTCGATTGATGGGCTTCCGCAACTTCTGGGCCTCCCAATTGGCCTTCAACACCTTAACAGCCTGCAGAAACTGTATATTTATCGTTGCCATAATTTAGTATCACTTCCGGAGTCGATTAAAAGCCTCATATCTCTTCAGTACCTTAAGCTTTATGACTGCCCCAAATTGGCATCATTGCCTGAAGAAATAACAAGTCTCATCTCTTTACACACCTTGGAGATCCAGTTTTGTGGCGCCTTATCACCAAGATGTGAAAGGGAAACAGGCGAGGATTGGCCTCAGATTTCTCATATCCCAGACTTGCGGATCCACTGA